One segment of Chelmon rostratus isolate fCheRos1 chromosome 17, fCheRos1.pri, whole genome shotgun sequence DNA contains the following:
- the LOC121620961 gene encoding myc-associated zinc finger protein encodes MDTSWSNFLFQTPSTQSQPETPLQSELLPELTGPAQSPPAEHIVTPPSTVDTAALSEEPLPVKPLTKPSRPAHICATCNKEFKNSYNLRRHQSVHTGIKMKDRAAREKEDAGKVARVEKQMVPLSLLHLTLPTQPPPPNAVPETLPQPGQHADQESQQVSVSIAPATVTMAAPPQPIQAAVVVVGSMEQNPNPNPNTNTNQVRKNHACEACGKAFRDVYHLNRHRLSHSDEKPYSCPICQQRFKRKDRMSYHVRSHQGGVEKPYICPHCAKAFSRPDHLNSHVRQVHSTERPFKCTTCTSAFATRDRLRAHLIRHEEKVPCHICGKLLSAAYITDHMRVHNQSQHHACHLCNRSFTTLTYLRVHAQKHHGQEWKESGGTRGGFGGTGAGGVLLCQLCGVQCKTATQLQGHMGTHANQVDPGPDPTSAGPVGTTSVAVTVSSASTVGLLVTDCSSIAPQPHS; translated from the exons ATGGACACCTCCTGGAGTAATTTCCTCTTTCAG ACGCCGTCGACTCAGAGCCAGCCGGAGACGCCTCttcagtctgagctgctgcccGAGCTCACCGGCCCCGCTCAGAGTCCGCCGGCGGAGCACATCGTGACGCCGCCGTCCACCGTCGACACCGCCGCCCTGAGCGAGGAGCCGCTACctg TGAAACCGCTCACCAAGCCGAGCCGGCCGGCCCACATCTGCGCCACCTGCAACAAGGAGTTCAAGAACAGCTACAACCTGCGGCGGCACCAGTCGGTGCACACGGGCATCAAGATGAAGGACCGGGCCGCCCGAGAGAAGGAGGACGCCGGGAAGGTGGCGCGGGTGGAGAAGCAGATGgtccctctctcactcctccacCTCACCCTGCCCACGCAGCCTCCTCCCCCCAATGCCGTCCCGGAGACCCTCCCCCAGCCCGGTCAGCACGCCGACCAAGAGAGCCAGCAGGTCTCTGTGTCCATCGCCCCGGCAACCGTAACCATGGCTGCACCGCCTCAACCCATCCAGGCAGCTGTTGTTGTCGTGGGCTCCATGGAGCAG aaTCCAAATCCCAATcccaacaccaacaccaaccaGGTGAGGAAGAACCACGCCTGCGAGGCCTGTGGGAAGGCCTTCAGAGACGTCTACCACCTGAACCGTCACCGTCTGTCCCACTCGGACGAGAAGCCCTACTCCTGCCCCATCTGCCAGCAGCGCTTCAAGAGGAAAGACAGGATGAGCTATCACGTGCGCTCTCACCAAGGCGGCGTGGAGAAACCTTACATCTGCCCCCACTGCGCCAAGGCCTTCTCTCG acCGGACCACCTGAACAGCCACGTCCGACAGGTGCACTCCACAGAGCGGCCGTTCAAGTGCACG ACGTGCACGTCAGCGTTTGCCACTCGGGACCGTCTCCGCGCCCACCTGATCCGCCACGAGGAGAAGGTGCCGTGTCACATCTGCGGGAAGCTGCTGTCCGCCGCGTACATCACCGACCACATGAGGGTCCACAACCAGTCGCAGCATCACGCCTGCCACCTCTGCAACCGCA GCTTCACCACCCTCACCTACCTGCGTGTCCACGCTCAGAAGCACCACGGCCAGGAGTGGAAGGAGAGCGGCGGGACGCGGGGGGGCTTCGGGGGGACGGGGGCCGGCGGAGTGCTGCTCTGCCAGCTGTGCGGGGTGCAGTGCAAGACGGCCACGCAGCTCCAGGGTCACATGGGCACCCACGCCAACCAGGTGGACCCCGGCCCCGACCCGACGAGCGCGGGCCCCGTGGGCACCACCAGCGTGGCCGTCACGGTGTCCAGTGCTAGCACTGTGGGACTGCTAGTGACTGACTGCTCCAGCATCGCCCCCCAGCCCCACAGCTAG
- the cdipt gene encoding CDP-diacylglycerol--inositol 3-phosphatidyltransferase encodes MEQENIFLFVPNLIGYARIVLALLSFYLMPCCPWPAIFCYLLSALLDAFDGHAARALNQSTKFGAMLDMLTDRCATMCLLVNLSLLYPSYTFLFQVSMCLDIASHWLHLHSSTIKGSASHKTIDLSGNPVLRIYYTSKPVLFVMCAGNELFFCLLYLLHHIQEPAAWLYWLQGLCGIICLLKSGISLLHLITASQNMAALDVAERERSAKTQ; translated from the exons ATGgagcaggaaaacatttttcttttcgTTCCCAATTTGATCG GTTACGCCCGCATTGTGTTGGCCCTGCTGTCCTTCTACCTGATGCCCTGCTGCCCGTGGCCCGCCATCTTCTGCTACCTGCTCAGCGCCCTGCTCGACGCCTTCGACGGCCACGCCGCAAGGGCGCTCAACCAGT ccaCCAAGTTTGGAGCCATGTTGGACATGCTGACTGACCGCTGCGCCACCATGTGTCTGCTGGTGAACCTGTCCCTGCTCTACCCGTCCTACACCTTCCTGTTCCAGGTCAGCATGTGTCTGGACATCGCCAGCCACTGGCTGCACCTGCACAG ctcAACGATAAAAGGATCAGCGAGTCACAAGACCATCGACCTGTCCGGCAACCCTGTCCTCCGGATCTACTACACATCCAAG CCGGTGCTGTTCGTGATGTGCGCCGGGAACGAGCTCTTCTTCTGCCTGCTCTacctcctccatcacatccAGGAGCCTGCAG CCTGGCTCTACTGGCTGCAGGGACTCTGCGGGATCATCTGCCTGCTGAAGTCCGGCATCAGCCTGCTGCACCTCATCACCGCCTCCCAGAACATGGCCGCCCTGGACGTCGCCGAGCGAGAGCGAAGCGCGAAGACGCAGTGA
- the taok2a gene encoding serine/threonine-protein kinase TAO2 isoform X1, whose product MPSSARAGNLKDPEVADLFCKDDPEKLFADLREIGHGSFGAVYFARDVRNNEVVAIKKMSYSGKQTNEKWQDIIKEVKFLQKLRHPNTIEYRGCYLKEHTAWLVMEYCLGSASDLLEVHKKPLQEIEIAAITHGALQGLAYLHSHNMIHRDVKAGNILLTEPGQVKLGDFGSASIVAPANSFVGTPYWMAPEVILAMDEGQYDGKVDVWSLGITCIELAERKPPLFNMNAMSALYHIAQNESPILQSNHWSDSFRNFVDSCLQKIPQDRPTSDVQLNHRFLCRERPLTVIMDLIARTKDAVRELDNLQYRKMKKILFQETQQNGPVSEGGEDEEEVEQYLLRTGTVNSMESSQSVPSMSISASSQSSSVNSLADASDDSSSEMAMMQEGEHTVTSNSSIIHRPTGQDNIYDDPYQPEMDQPQAPSAGRRRAYYRNRDHFATIRTASLVTRQIQEHEQGSALREQMSGYKRMRRQHQKQLMGLENKLKAEMDEHQLKLDKELENQRNSFSTEADKLVKKHQAILEKETKAALAEEKKFQQHILGQQKKELTSLLESQKRQYRQRKEQLKEELNENQSTPKREKQEWLIRQKECLQQMQAEEEASLLRRQRQYYELQCRQYKRKMLLARHNLEQDLLREDLNKKQTQKDLECAMLLRHHESTQELEFRQLSSVQRTRAELIRTQHQTELTNQMEYNKRREQELRQKHAMEVRQQPKSLKSKELQIKRQFQETCKIQTRQYKALRNHLLESTPKSDHKAVLKRLKEEQTRKLAILAEQYDHSVNDMLSTQAVSKLRLDETQEAEYQVLRMQLQQELELLNAYQSKIKIHTDTQHEREVKDLEQRVSIRRALLEQRIEEEMLSLQNERSERIRTLLERQAHEIEAFDSESMRLGFSNMALTGIPAEAFNQGYPTPSPSSGSGGWPSRPVPRSGSHWSHSVQNSVSTPSWRSQNHGGGGFSRAESITSSHGLGRDGELHKSGRGHPSASSSSSSSHHHQQHYLPQHYQHHQSTPQLYRDSHERDSRERERAREWVGGGGHYSQGHHHHHHHHHLSSHASSQSLALLPPPPPPPPISLSSSPPSSASSSSSSQGGYGGGGLSVRGPGLMALRNSPQPLRRTASGGPGGGGSDGGLSRSTSVTSHISNGSHLSYS is encoded by the exons ATGCCCTCGAGTGCACGGGCGGGCAATCTCAAGGACCCCGAGGTGGCAGATCTCTTCTGCAAAGATGATCCGGAGAAGCTGTTCGCCGACCTCCGTGAGATCGGCCACGGCAGCTTTGGAGCTGTTTACTTT GCCCGAGATGTGCGCAACAATGAGGTGGTGGCCATCAAGAAAATGTCCTACAGCGGCAAGCAGACGAATGAG AAATGGCAGGACATCATTAAAGAGGTGAAGTTCCTGCAGAAGCTTCGTCACCCCAACACCATCGAGTACCGGGGATGTTACCTGAAAGAGCACACAGCATGG CTGGTGATGGAGTACTGCCTCGGCTCGGCCTCAGACCTCCTCGAGG TTCACAAAAAGCCACTCCAGGAAATTGAAATAGCTGCTATTACCCATGGTGCACTGCAGGGATTAGCATATCTTCATTCTCACAACATGATTCACAG GGACGTGAAAGCGGGAAACATCCTGCTGACGGAGCCGGGTCAGGTCAAATTGGGGGACTTTGGTTCTGCTTCGATCGTGGCTCCGGCCAACTCCTTCGTCGGGACTCCGTATTG GATGGCCCCAGAGGTGATCTTGGCCATGGATGAGGGTCAGTACGACGGCAAGGTGGACGTCTGGTCGCTGGGCATCACCTGCATAGAGCTGG CCGAGAGGAAGCCCCCACTGTTCAATATGAATGCTATGAGTGCCTTATATCACATCGCTCAGAATGAAAGCCCCATCCTTCAGTCCAATCACTG gtctGATTCCTTCCGCAACTTCGTTGACTCTTGCCTCCAGAAGATTCCCCAGGACCGGCCTACCTCGGACGTGCAGCTCAAT CATCGCTTCTTGTGCCGTGAGCGTCCGCTGACGGTGATCATGGACCTGATCGCACGAACCAAGGATGCAGTGCGGGAGCTGGACAACCTGCAGTACCGCAAGATGAAGAAGATCCTCTTTCAGGAGACCCAGCAGAACGGCCCTGTGTCggaaggaggggaggatgaggag gaggtggagcagtaCCTGCTGCGGACAGGCACAGTCAACAGCATGGAGAGCTCCCAGTCCGTGCCCAGTATGTCCATCTCGGCCAGTTCTCAGAGCAGCTCGGTCAACAGTCTGGCAGACGCCTCCGATGACAGCAGCAGCGAGATGGCCATGATGCAGGAGGGCGAGCACACGGTCACCTCCAACAGCTCCATCATCCACCGGCCCACG ggCCAGGACAACATCTATGATGACCCTTACCAGCCAGAGATGGACCAACCCCAGGCTCCCTCAGCTGGACGCCGCCGAGCTTACTATCGCAACCGTGACCACTTCGCTACCATCCGAACCGCCTCCTTG gtCACCCGTCAGATTCAGGAACACGAGCAGGGCTCGGCGCTGCGGGAGCAGATGTCCGGGTACAAACGCATGAGGCGGCAGCACCAGAAGCAGCTGATGGGGCTGGAGAACAAGCTGAAGGCGGAGATGGACGAGCACCAACTGAAGCTGGACAAAGAGCTGGAAAACCAGAGGAACAGTTTCTCCACTGAAGCCGACAAGCTGGTCAAGAAGCATCAGGCCATCCTGGAGAAAGAG ACGAAAGCGGCTCTAGCAGAAGAGAAGAAGTTCCAGCAGCACATACTGGGCCAGCAGAAGAAAGAACTGACCAGTTTACTGGAGTCACAGAAACGCCAGTATCGCCAGCGCAAGGAGCAGCTCAAAGAG GAGCTGAATGAGAACCAGTCGACCCCGAAGCGGGAGAAGCAGGAGTGGTTGATCCGTCAGAAAGAGtgtctgcagcagatgcaggcggaggaggaggccagcctgctgaggaggcagaggcagtaCTACGAGCTGCAGTGTCGCCAGTACAAGAGGAAGATGCTGCTGGCGCGCCACAACCTGGAGCAGGACCTGCTGAGAGAG GACCTGAACAAGAAGCAGACCCAGAAGGACCTGGAGTGTGCCATGTTGCTGCGGCACCACGAGTCCACTCAGGAGCTGGAGTTCAGGCAGCTGAGCTCGGTGCAGCGAACTCGGGCCGAGCTGATCCGAACGCAGCATCAGActgaactgaccaatcagatggAGTACAACAAGCGTCGTGAACAAGAACTTCGACAGAAACACGCCATGGAGGTCCGGCAGCAGCCTAAGAGCCTCAAG TCCAAAGAGCTGCAGATCAAGCGTCAGTTCCAGGAGACCTGTAAGATTCAGACCCGGCAGTACAAAGCCCTGAGGAACCACCTGCTGGAGAGCACTCCCAAATCCGACCACAAGGCCGTCCTCAAACGCCTCAAAGAGGAACAAACACGTAAGCTGGCCATCCTGGCCGAGCAGTACGACCACTCCGTCAACGACATGCTGTCCACACAGGCTGTGAGTAAG CTGCGGCTCGACGAGACCCAGGAGGCCGAGTACCAGGTGCTGcggatgcagctgcagcaggagctggagctgctgaacGCCTACCAGAGCAAGATCAAGATCCACACCGACACCCAGCACGAGCGGGAGGTGAAGGACCTGGAGCAGAGGGTGTCCATCCGCCGGGCGCTGCTGGAGCAAAGG ATCGAGGAGGAGATGCTCTCCCTGCAGAACGAGCGCTCGGAGCGGATCCGGACTTTGCTCGAGCGCCAGGCTCACGAGATCGAGGCCTTCGACTCGGAGAGCATGCGTCTCGGCTTCAGCAACATGGCGCTGACCGGCATCCCGGCCGAGGCCTTCAACCAGGGCTACCCGACCCCCAGCCCCTCCTCGGGCTCCGGCGGCTGGCCGTCCCGGCCCGTCCCCCGCTCCGGCAGCCACTGGAGCCACAGCGTCCAGAACTCGGTGTCCACTCCGTCCTGGCGCAGCCAGAACCACGGCGGAGGAGGCTTCAGCCGCGCCGAGTCCATCACCTCGTCCCACGGCCTCGGCAGGGACGGCGAGCTGCACAAGAGCGGCAGGGGCCacccctccgcctcctcctcctcctcctcctcccaccatcACCAGCAGCACTACCTCCCCCAGCACTACCAACACCACCAGAGCACGCCGCAGCTGTACCGCGACAGCCACGAGCGCGACAGCAGGGAGCGCGAGCGGGCCAGGGAGTgggtgggaggagggggccACTACTCCCAgggccaccaccaccaccatcaccaccaccacctctcttCCCACGCCTCCTCCCAGTCCTTGGCTCTCCTGCCTCCCCCACCGCCACCTCcccccatctccctctcctcctcccctccctcctccgcctcttcttcttcatcgtCACAGGGAGGCTACGGGGGCGGGGGCCTGAGCGTCAGGGGCCCCGGCCTGATGGCCCTCAGGAACAGCCCCCAGCCTCTGAGGAGGACGGCCTCCGGGGGGCCGGGCGGCGGGGGGAGCGACGGAGGGCTGAGCCGGAGCACGTCGGTCACTTCTCACATCTCCAACGGCTCTCACCTCTCCTACTCGTGA
- the taok2a gene encoding serine/threonine-protein kinase TAO2 isoform X2 has product MPSSARAGNLKDPEVADLFCKDDPEKLFADLREIGHGSFGAVYFARDVRNNEVVAIKKMSYSGKQTNEKWQDIIKEVKFLQKLRHPNTIEYRGCYLKEHTAWLVMEYCLGSASDLLEVHKKPLQEIEIAAITHGALQGLAYLHSHNMIHRDVKAGNILLTEPGQVKLGDFGSASIVAPANSFVGTPYWMAPEVILAMDEGQYDGKVDVWSLGITCIELAERKPPLFNMNAMSALYHIAQNESPILQSNHWSDSFRNFVDSCLQKIPQDRPTSDVQLNHRFLCRERPLTVIMDLIARTKDAVRELDNLQYRKMKKILFQETQQNGPVSEGGEDEEEVEQYLLRTGTVNSMESSQSVPSMSISASSQSSSVNSLADASDDSSSEMAMMQEGEHTVTSNSSIIHRPTGQDNIYDDPYQPEMDQPQAPSAGRRRAYYRNRDHFATIRTASLVTRQIQEHEQGSALREQMSGYKRMRRQHQKQLMGLENKLKAEMDEHQLKLDKELENQRNSFSTEADKLVKKHQAILEKETKAALAEEKKFQQHILGQQKKELTSLLESQKRQYRQRKEQLKEELNENQSTPKREKQEWLIRQKECLQQMQAEEEASLLRRQRQYYELQCRQYKRKMLLARHNLEQDLLREDLNKKQTQKDLECAMLLRHHESTQELEFRQLSSVQRTRAELIRTQHQTELTNQMEYNKRREQELRQKHAMEVRQQPKSLKSKELQIKRQFQETCKIQTRQYKALRNHLLESTPKSDHKAVLKRLKEEQTRKLAILAEQYDHSVNDMLSTQALRLDETQEAEYQVLRMQLQQELELLNAYQSKIKIHTDTQHEREVKDLEQRVSIRRALLEQRIEEEMLSLQNERSERIRTLLERQAHEIEAFDSESMRLGFSNMALTGIPAEAFNQGYPTPSPSSGSGGWPSRPVPRSGSHWSHSVQNSVSTPSWRSQNHGGGGFSRAESITSSHGLGRDGELHKSGRGHPSASSSSSSSHHHQQHYLPQHYQHHQSTPQLYRDSHERDSRERERAREWVGGGGHYSQGHHHHHHHHHLSSHASSQSLALLPPPPPPPPISLSSSPPSSASSSSSSQGGYGGGGLSVRGPGLMALRNSPQPLRRTASGGPGGGGSDGGLSRSTSVTSHISNGSHLSYS; this is encoded by the exons ATGCCCTCGAGTGCACGGGCGGGCAATCTCAAGGACCCCGAGGTGGCAGATCTCTTCTGCAAAGATGATCCGGAGAAGCTGTTCGCCGACCTCCGTGAGATCGGCCACGGCAGCTTTGGAGCTGTTTACTTT GCCCGAGATGTGCGCAACAATGAGGTGGTGGCCATCAAGAAAATGTCCTACAGCGGCAAGCAGACGAATGAG AAATGGCAGGACATCATTAAAGAGGTGAAGTTCCTGCAGAAGCTTCGTCACCCCAACACCATCGAGTACCGGGGATGTTACCTGAAAGAGCACACAGCATGG CTGGTGATGGAGTACTGCCTCGGCTCGGCCTCAGACCTCCTCGAGG TTCACAAAAAGCCACTCCAGGAAATTGAAATAGCTGCTATTACCCATGGTGCACTGCAGGGATTAGCATATCTTCATTCTCACAACATGATTCACAG GGACGTGAAAGCGGGAAACATCCTGCTGACGGAGCCGGGTCAGGTCAAATTGGGGGACTTTGGTTCTGCTTCGATCGTGGCTCCGGCCAACTCCTTCGTCGGGACTCCGTATTG GATGGCCCCAGAGGTGATCTTGGCCATGGATGAGGGTCAGTACGACGGCAAGGTGGACGTCTGGTCGCTGGGCATCACCTGCATAGAGCTGG CCGAGAGGAAGCCCCCACTGTTCAATATGAATGCTATGAGTGCCTTATATCACATCGCTCAGAATGAAAGCCCCATCCTTCAGTCCAATCACTG gtctGATTCCTTCCGCAACTTCGTTGACTCTTGCCTCCAGAAGATTCCCCAGGACCGGCCTACCTCGGACGTGCAGCTCAAT CATCGCTTCTTGTGCCGTGAGCGTCCGCTGACGGTGATCATGGACCTGATCGCACGAACCAAGGATGCAGTGCGGGAGCTGGACAACCTGCAGTACCGCAAGATGAAGAAGATCCTCTTTCAGGAGACCCAGCAGAACGGCCCTGTGTCggaaggaggggaggatgaggag gaggtggagcagtaCCTGCTGCGGACAGGCACAGTCAACAGCATGGAGAGCTCCCAGTCCGTGCCCAGTATGTCCATCTCGGCCAGTTCTCAGAGCAGCTCGGTCAACAGTCTGGCAGACGCCTCCGATGACAGCAGCAGCGAGATGGCCATGATGCAGGAGGGCGAGCACACGGTCACCTCCAACAGCTCCATCATCCACCGGCCCACG ggCCAGGACAACATCTATGATGACCCTTACCAGCCAGAGATGGACCAACCCCAGGCTCCCTCAGCTGGACGCCGCCGAGCTTACTATCGCAACCGTGACCACTTCGCTACCATCCGAACCGCCTCCTTG gtCACCCGTCAGATTCAGGAACACGAGCAGGGCTCGGCGCTGCGGGAGCAGATGTCCGGGTACAAACGCATGAGGCGGCAGCACCAGAAGCAGCTGATGGGGCTGGAGAACAAGCTGAAGGCGGAGATGGACGAGCACCAACTGAAGCTGGACAAAGAGCTGGAAAACCAGAGGAACAGTTTCTCCACTGAAGCCGACAAGCTGGTCAAGAAGCATCAGGCCATCCTGGAGAAAGAG ACGAAAGCGGCTCTAGCAGAAGAGAAGAAGTTCCAGCAGCACATACTGGGCCAGCAGAAGAAAGAACTGACCAGTTTACTGGAGTCACAGAAACGCCAGTATCGCCAGCGCAAGGAGCAGCTCAAAGAG GAGCTGAATGAGAACCAGTCGACCCCGAAGCGGGAGAAGCAGGAGTGGTTGATCCGTCAGAAAGAGtgtctgcagcagatgcaggcggaggaggaggccagcctgctgaggaggcagaggcagtaCTACGAGCTGCAGTGTCGCCAGTACAAGAGGAAGATGCTGCTGGCGCGCCACAACCTGGAGCAGGACCTGCTGAGAGAG GACCTGAACAAGAAGCAGACCCAGAAGGACCTGGAGTGTGCCATGTTGCTGCGGCACCACGAGTCCACTCAGGAGCTGGAGTTCAGGCAGCTGAGCTCGGTGCAGCGAACTCGGGCCGAGCTGATCCGAACGCAGCATCAGActgaactgaccaatcagatggAGTACAACAAGCGTCGTGAACAAGAACTTCGACAGAAACACGCCATGGAGGTCCGGCAGCAGCCTAAGAGCCTCAAG TCCAAAGAGCTGCAGATCAAGCGTCAGTTCCAGGAGACCTGTAAGATTCAGACCCGGCAGTACAAAGCCCTGAGGAACCACCTGCTGGAGAGCACTCCCAAATCCGACCACAAGGCCGTCCTCAAACGCCTCAAAGAGGAACAAACACGTAAGCTGGCCATCCTGGCCGAGCAGTACGACCACTCCGTCAACGACATGCTGTCCACACAGGCT CTGCGGCTCGACGAGACCCAGGAGGCCGAGTACCAGGTGCTGcggatgcagctgcagcaggagctggagctgctgaacGCCTACCAGAGCAAGATCAAGATCCACACCGACACCCAGCACGAGCGGGAGGTGAAGGACCTGGAGCAGAGGGTGTCCATCCGCCGGGCGCTGCTGGAGCAAAGG ATCGAGGAGGAGATGCTCTCCCTGCAGAACGAGCGCTCGGAGCGGATCCGGACTTTGCTCGAGCGCCAGGCTCACGAGATCGAGGCCTTCGACTCGGAGAGCATGCGTCTCGGCTTCAGCAACATGGCGCTGACCGGCATCCCGGCCGAGGCCTTCAACCAGGGCTACCCGACCCCCAGCCCCTCCTCGGGCTCCGGCGGCTGGCCGTCCCGGCCCGTCCCCCGCTCCGGCAGCCACTGGAGCCACAGCGTCCAGAACTCGGTGTCCACTCCGTCCTGGCGCAGCCAGAACCACGGCGGAGGAGGCTTCAGCCGCGCCGAGTCCATCACCTCGTCCCACGGCCTCGGCAGGGACGGCGAGCTGCACAAGAGCGGCAGGGGCCacccctccgcctcctcctcctcctcctcctcccaccatcACCAGCAGCACTACCTCCCCCAGCACTACCAACACCACCAGAGCACGCCGCAGCTGTACCGCGACAGCCACGAGCGCGACAGCAGGGAGCGCGAGCGGGCCAGGGAGTgggtgggaggagggggccACTACTCCCAgggccaccaccaccaccatcaccaccaccacctctcttCCCACGCCTCCTCCCAGTCCTTGGCTCTCCTGCCTCCCCCACCGCCACCTCcccccatctccctctcctcctcccctccctcctccgcctcttcttcttcatcgtCACAGGGAGGCTACGGGGGCGGGGGCCTGAGCGTCAGGGGCCCCGGCCTGATGGCCCTCAGGAACAGCCCCCAGCCTCTGAGGAGGACGGCCTCCGGGGGGCCGGGCGGCGGGGGGAGCGACGGAGGGCTGAGCCGGAGCACGTCGGTCACTTCTCACATCTCCAACGGCTCTCACCTCTCCTACTCGTGA